A genomic region of Trichothermofontia sichuanensis B231 contains the following coding sequences:
- a CDS encoding calcium-binding protein has translation MTVTRNPGRVVGTDDADYYVLLSDDVGPDNTVDLFGLRGDDELGAGNVDGRVRIFGGEGNDRITAANNQRAFSLYVYGGKGDDIITGRNDEARAGGTLLRGDRGNDEIRGGNAFELIYGGKENDTINGGDGNDTLYGDQGDDSLVGGPGADEIWGGDGDDTVNSFSTLTAGDAGDVIDGGAGNDVLFGTGGADVISGGVGNDTIRGGDGGDSLVGSDGEDSINGGAGADTIHGGNDSDSIDGGIGPDLIYGGESNDTIYAGDFCEGCGAGNDDTVFGEKGNDWIYGGTGNDLLYGGTENDHIFGQAGDDTIDGGLDDDSLFGGEGRDLIYGGDDISEDRIAGGIGDDTLYGGPGGDSFRGGPGIDLIYVNGATAPFSDAARDIVAYHAADVQTIPGTAPATLAQAQAIADTVIGFIPGTITNPTALTPGSTTAGSTIISTPGEDQFLIDPAIATSVAAVGYYTTVGTTVAGTTGLNISQFVAPGVTGSLLWVDDGAVAGLDGGDTIIAWVDGVLVTPADIAFGVSNLPA, from the coding sequence ATGACAGTTACGAGAAATCCTGGTCGGGTCGTTGGTACCGATGACGCTGACTATTATGTACTCCTAAGCGATGATGTCGGCCCCGATAATACCGTTGACTTATTTGGTCTCCGGGGCGATGACGAACTCGGTGCCGGTAATGTCGATGGCCGGGTACGGATCTTCGGCGGTGAAGGTAATGACCGCATCACGGCGGCCAACAACCAACGGGCCTTTAGCCTGTATGTCTATGGTGGCAAGGGGGATGACATCATCACCGGGCGCAACGATGAGGCCCGTGCCGGGGGTACGCTGCTGCGGGGCGATCGTGGCAATGACGAAATTCGTGGTGGCAATGCTTTTGAACTGATCTACGGCGGTAAGGAGAACGATACCATCAACGGTGGTGATGGGAATGACACCCTATACGGCGACCAAGGGGATGATTCCCTGGTTGGTGGCCCGGGTGCTGACGAAATTTGGGGTGGTGACGGTGATGACACCGTAAACAGCTTCTCCACCCTGACTGCTGGCGATGCGGGTGACGTGATCGACGGGGGTGCGGGCAACGACGTTCTGTTTGGGACGGGCGGTGCTGATGTCATCAGCGGTGGTGTCGGCAATGACACCATTCGCGGTGGGGATGGCGGTGACAGCCTCGTCGGTAGCGATGGCGAAGACAGCATCAATGGTGGTGCGGGTGCCGACACCATTCATGGGGGCAACGACAGCGACTCGATCGACGGTGGCATTGGGCCTGACCTGATTTATGGGGGTGAGAGCAATGACACCATCTATGCCGGTGACTTCTGCGAAGGTTGCGGTGCCGGTAACGATGACACGGTGTTTGGTGAGAAGGGTAACGACTGGATCTACGGCGGAACGGGTAACGACCTGCTCTATGGTGGCACCGAAAACGACCACATTTTTGGCCAAGCTGGGGATGACACGATTGATGGGGGTCTCGACGACGACTCACTGTTTGGGGGTGAAGGGCGAGACCTGATCTACGGTGGGGATGACATCTCCGAAGACCGGATTGCGGGCGGTATTGGCGATGACACGCTCTATGGTGGTCCCGGGGGTGACTCGTTCCGGGGTGGTCCTGGCATTGACTTGATCTATGTCAATGGTGCAACCGCGCCGTTCTCCGATGCCGCCCGTGATATCGTGGCCTATCACGCCGCTGACGTGCAAACCATTCCTGGTACTGCTCCGGCGACACTGGCTCAAGCGCAGGCGATCGCTGATACGGTTATCGGCTTTATCCCTGGAACGATTACCAATCCGACTGCACTTACTCCAGGATCAACAACAGCAGGTAGTACTATTATCTCAACGCCGGGTGAGGATCAATTCTTGATTGATCCGGCGATCGCTACTAGTGTTGCTGCGGTTGGCTACTACACGACGGTTGGCACCACTGTTGCAGGTACGACTGGTCTCAATATCAGCCAGTTTGTGGCCCCTGGCGTGACCGGCAGCCTCCTCTGGGTTGATGATGGTGCTGTTGCAGGCTTGGATGGTGGCGATACGATCATTGCCTGGGTTGATGGTGTTTTAGTCACACCGGCAGACATTGCCTTCGGGGTCAGCAATCTACCAGCGTAG
- a CDS encoding NotI family restriction endonuclease, protein MSNNPLAEVFGFPSNSFSEQAERYRRNKLCPYNNKVPNCTKDKANDPLGVCSIYHRNSPVITCAVRFRQNWLIAENAATFFFGSQVNWTSLTEVRLKDANGQSAGNIDVVPVSYDDRGRVLDFGAVEIQAVYISGNVRRPFETYMSNPQDWENIDWSKLADYYPTPDYLSSSRKRLIPQLLYKGAILNGWNKKQVVVVQKSFFETLPNLPRSEQEQAEIAWHLYDLQRQNDQFDLILRNVFYTEYWSAINRISTPEPGRLEDFMAILQQKLDDKLENPPDTQTILDIPLQ, encoded by the coding sequence ATGTCAAATAATCCCTTGGCCGAGGTCTTTGGCTTTCCAAGTAACAGTTTCTCAGAGCAAGCAGAGCGCTATCGGCGGAACAAGCTTTGTCCATACAATAACAAAGTGCCCAACTGTACCAAAGACAAGGCGAACGACCCATTAGGAGTATGTAGCATTTATCACAGAAATTCTCCTGTCATCACTTGTGCCGTCCGATTCAGGCAAAACTGGTTAATTGCCGAGAATGCTGCAACCTTCTTCTTTGGAAGTCAGGTAAACTGGACTTCTTTAACAGAGGTTCGGCTAAAGGATGCTAATGGACAATCAGCAGGCAACATAGATGTTGTACCGGTTTCTTACGATGATCGAGGAAGAGTATTAGATTTTGGGGCTGTGGAGATACAGGCTGTCTACATATCTGGAAATGTACGAAGACCCTTTGAGACATACATGAGCAACCCTCAAGACTGGGAGAATATAGATTGGTCGAAGTTAGCTGACTACTATCCAACCCCAGACTATCTATCATCATCACGCAAACGGTTGATTCCTCAACTATTGTACAAAGGTGCAATTCTAAATGGGTGGAACAAAAAGCAAGTGGTTGTTGTTCAAAAGAGCTTTTTTGAAACGTTACCTAATTTGCCAAGATCTGAGCAGGAGCAGGCTGAAATTGCTTGGCATCTTTATGATTTGCAACGACAGAATGATCAGTTTGATTTAATCTTAAGAAATGTTTTTTATACAGAGTATTGGTCAGCAATCAATCGAATATCTACACCAGAACCCGGAAGACTAGAAGATTTTATGGCAATACTTCAGCAGAAGCTAGATGATAAATTGGAAAATCCGCCAGACACACAAACTATTCTAGATATACCTTTACAGTAG
- a CDS encoding calcium-binding protein, translated as MITGRDAEARAGGTFLRGDRGNDEIRGGTAFELIHGGKDNDNLDGGDGNDTLYGDDGNDVLVGGRGADQLWGGPGNDSTNSLSSLTTPDDGDIINGEDGDDSLLGTGGSDVISGGNGKDTLRGGDGNDYLMGNDGDDSINGGAGADTIEGGNGNDLIDGELGADLIYGNESNDTIYAGEYCERCPLGPDDTVFGGKGNDWIYGESGDDLLYGETENDHIFGGDGNDTIDGGLDDDDLFGGAGNDLILGSGSASEDRIAGGTGDDVLYGGPGNDSFRGGPGIDTIYLNNSIYIGVLPAADGANDVVAYNAIDVQTIPIANNNGTFSTLAAARAVADTVLGFVPGTITAPAAFPVSRPVPGIAITATPGEDQVSLDPVIANLPVAGVAYFTTIPPVIPGLPGLNITQFVTPTTLGSLLWVDQALDAGTGFLDPGDTIVAWFEGALLTPADIYNGVSDLPA; from the coding sequence ATTATTACTGGGCGGGATGCGGAAGCGCGGGCAGGGGGGACGTTCCTGCGGGGCGATCGTGGCAATGATGAAATTCGCGGGGGTACCGCTTTTGAACTGATCCACGGCGGCAAAGATAATGACAACCTGGATGGGGGTGATGGGAACGATACCCTCTACGGTGATGACGGCAATGACGTTTTAGTCGGTGGACGGGGGGCCGATCAACTCTGGGGCGGTCCGGGCAACGACAGCACCAATAGTCTGTCCTCCCTGACCACACCCGATGACGGCGATATCATTAACGGTGAAGACGGAGATGACTCGCTCCTAGGGACCGGCGGCAGTGATGTGATCAGCGGGGGGAACGGTAAGGACACCCTGCGCGGCGGCGATGGCAATGATTACCTGATGGGCAATGATGGTGATGACTCCATCAATGGGGGAGCCGGAGCCGATACGATCGAAGGCGGTAATGGCAATGACCTGATCGATGGTGAACTCGGAGCCGACCTGATCTACGGGAATGAGAGCAACGACACCATCTACGCCGGTGAATACTGCGAAAGATGCCCGCTCGGACCTGATGATACGGTCTTCGGCGGCAAGGGCAACGACTGGATTTATGGAGAGTCGGGCGATGACCTGCTCTATGGCGAGACCGAAAACGACCACATCTTTGGTGGCGATGGCAATGACACCATTGATGGGGGTCTGGATGATGATGACCTGTTTGGCGGAGCGGGCAATGACCTGATCTTGGGGAGTGGTTCCGCTTCCGAAGATCGCATTGCAGGCGGTACCGGCGATGATGTCTTGTACGGAGGACCTGGCAACGATAGCTTCCGAGGTGGCCCCGGCATTGACACGATTTATCTCAATAACTCGATTTACATTGGTGTTTTGCCGGCTGCGGATGGCGCAAATGATGTTGTTGCCTATAACGCGATCGATGTCCAAACGATTCCCATCGCCAACAATAACGGTACTTTCAGCACCCTGGCCGCAGCCCGTGCGGTCGCCGATACGGTCTTAGGCTTTGTACCAGGGACAATCACGGCCCCTGCTGCCTTCCCGGTTAGTCGCCCAGTGCCTGGTATCGCAATTACCGCGACGCCAGGGGAAGATCAGGTGTCGCTCGATCCGGTGATTGCCAACCTCCCCGTCGCCGGGGTGGCTTACTTTACCACCATTCCACCGGTTATCCCCGGCCTTCCTGGCCTGAATATCACTCAGTTTGTGACGCCAACAACGCTAGGCAGCCTCCTCTGGGTTGATCAGGCTCTCGATGCAGGTACAGGTTTCCTAGATCCGGGTGATACTATTGTCGCCTGGTTTGAGGGTGCCTTGCTAACACCGGCGGATATTTACAATGGCGTGAGCGATCTACCGGCCTAG
- the rpsO gene encoding 30S ribosomal protein S15, with translation MVLVQQQKQQIISDYQVHETDTGSADVQVALLTERINRLSQHLQANKKDHTSRRGLLKMIGRRKQLLAYILRHDEQHYRQLIERLGIRG, from the coding sequence ATGGTTCTGGTACAACAACAAAAACAGCAAATTATCTCTGACTACCAAGTCCACGAGACGGATACCGGCTCGGCTGATGTTCAGGTGGCGCTGCTGACGGAGCGGATCAATCGCCTCAGTCAGCATCTGCAAGCCAACAAAAAGGATCACACCTCCCGGCGGGGCCTGCTGAAAATGATTGGCCGCCGCAAGCAACTGCTGGCTTATATCCTGCGGCATGATGAGCAACACTATCGCCAACTGATTGAACGGCTCGGTATCCGGGGTTGA
- a CDS encoding DNA adenine methylase yields MHQIELFDTKPLQERQHIVNVATVPQRSPFRYPGGKTWLIPRIRQWLLKQGGLNKELIEPFTGGGIVSLTAVFEDLVGQVTMVEKDEGVAAVWQTILEDDAEWLADAIRNFHLTPENARRAIETSDQSLRSLAFATIVKNRVNRGGILADAASFIRQGENGKGITSRWYPETLQKRILAIAKMRHKIKFIKGDGFEICEQNAHRKDAIYFIDPPYINAGRRLYRYSIINHKGLFELANKLEGDFLMSYDNNQESQALAAHQGFTIKSISMKNTHHAEKKELLIGRDLSWLLQ; encoded by the coding sequence ATGCATCAGATTGAATTATTTGATACTAAGCCTTTACAAGAGAGGCAGCATATAGTGAATGTTGCGACTGTACCTCAGCGTAGCCCTTTTCGCTACCCTGGAGGTAAGACGTGGTTAATTCCGAGAATTAGACAATGGCTATTAAAACAGGGTGGTTTAAACAAAGAATTGATTGAACCTTTTACAGGTGGTGGCATTGTAAGCCTAACTGCTGTTTTTGAAGATTTAGTTGGTCAGGTCACGATGGTAGAAAAAGATGAGGGTGTGGCTGCTGTGTGGCAAACTATTTTAGAAGATGATGCTGAATGGTTAGCAGATGCTATTAGGAATTTTCATTTAACTCCAGAAAATGCAAGAAGAGCAATTGAAACCTCTGATCAATCTTTAAGATCTCTTGCTTTTGCTACTATTGTAAAAAATCGTGTTAATAGAGGTGGAATTCTTGCAGATGCGGCAAGTTTCATCAGACAGGGAGAAAATGGCAAAGGAATAACATCACGCTGGTATCCCGAAACTCTTCAAAAACGCATACTTGCAATTGCAAAAATGAGACACAAAATCAAATTTATCAAGGGAGATGGGTTTGAGATTTGCGAACAAAATGCTCATCGCAAAGATGCCATTTATTTTATTGATCCACCCTATATCAATGCAGGTCGAAGGCTATATCGATATTCAATAATTAATCACAAGGGCTTGTTTGAACTTGCTAATAAACTGGAAGGAGACTTTTTAATGAGCTATGACAATAATCAAGAATCACAAGCTTTAGCAGCGCATCAAGGCTTTACTATAAAATCTATCTCCATGAAGAATACACACCATGCAGAGAAAAAAGAGTTACTAATTGGACGTGATCTATCGTGGCTTTTGCAATAA
- a CDS encoding 5-(carboxyamino)imidazole ribonucleotide synthase, whose amino-acid sequence MVKCAAHNPLQDPLQGPVQGPVQSPIQTVGVIGGGQLAWMLAKAARSLGIKLMVQTPQMSDPAVAEADGVILAAVDDAAATAQLADRVQVITFENEFIDQAALVPLADRGVCFRPALATLPPLLDKYDQRRCLESLGLPVPRFQALPPSPAQVLTASGLQPGAIPLLQALPQPFPIVLKARRHGYDGQGTLIIPDAPSLATQLHQWSAGASWQPQPLLEELIPFERELAVIAARSLSGEVVCFPIVETYQAQQVCRWVLAPADLSPDLVTTIETIATRLLNHLQAVGLFGLELFLTRDQQVIVNEIAPRTHNSGHFSIDACHTSQFEQHLRAVCGLPLGNPALKGAGAVMINLLGYESGALDQPPLADKYAAIAAQLQQLPNAHLHWYGKTLTRPGRKLGHVTVELTAPTPAARRQEALGVIQTVTAIWQPPSA is encoded by the coding sequence GTGGTCAAGTGTGCAGCGCATAATCCCCTGCAAGATCCCCTGCAAGGTCCCGTGCAAGGTCCCGTGCAAAGCCCCATACAAACCGTCGGAGTGATTGGGGGCGGCCAATTGGCCTGGATGTTGGCCAAGGCGGCCCGATCGCTGGGCATCAAGCTTATGGTCCAGACGCCCCAGATGAGTGATCCGGCGGTGGCTGAGGCGGATGGGGTGATTTTGGCAGCAGTGGATGATGCCGCGGCAACGGCCCAGTTAGCCGATCGCGTCCAGGTGATTACGTTTGAAAATGAGTTTATCGATCAAGCAGCCCTGGTTCCCCTAGCCGATCGCGGGGTCTGTTTTCGGCCTGCATTAGCCACCCTGCCGCCTTTACTCGATAAATATGATCAGCGCCGGTGTTTGGAATCTCTGGGATTACCAGTTCCCCGGTTTCAAGCCTTACCCCCATCCCCCGCGCAAGTGTTGACGGCATCTGGGTTGCAGCCAGGGGCAATTCCCCTTTTGCAAGCCTTACCCCAACCCTTCCCGATCGTCCTGAAAGCTCGACGGCACGGTTACGACGGCCAGGGAACCTTGATCATCCCTGATGCCCCCAGTCTGGCGACCCAGCTACACCAGTGGTCAGCGGGGGCAAGCTGGCAACCGCAACCCTTATTAGAAGAATTGATCCCATTTGAACGGGAGCTAGCGGTGATTGCCGCCCGATCGCTTAGCGGCGAGGTGGTGTGTTTCCCGATTGTGGAAACCTACCAGGCTCAGCAGGTGTGTCGGTGGGTGTTGGCCCCGGCAGATTTGTCCCCAGACCTCGTGACAACGATCGAGACGATCGCCACCCGTCTCCTGAACCATCTGCAAGCGGTGGGCCTCTTTGGTCTGGAACTCTTCCTCACCCGTGATCAACAGGTTATCGTCAACGAGATTGCTCCCCGCACCCACAATTCAGGACACTTTAGTATTGATGCCTGCCACACCTCTCAATTTGAGCAACACCTGCGGGCCGTGTGTGGCCTTCCCCTAGGCAATCCAGCCCTCAAGGGGGCGGGGGCCGTGATGATCAATTTGTTGGGGTATGAGTCAGGCGCGTTGGATCAGCCCCCCCTAGCCGATAAGTATGCCGCGATCGCCGCCCAATTGCAGCAGCTCCCTAACGCTCACCTGCACTGGTATGGCAAGACCCTGACCCGTCCCGGTCGCAAGCTCGGCCACGTCACCGTCGAGTTAACGGCCCCCACCCCCGCCGCCCGCCGCCAGGAAGCCCTGGGGGTCATCCAGACAGTCACTGCAATTTGGCAACCGCCCTCTGCCTAG
- the psbO gene encoding photosystem II manganese-stabilizing polypeptide: protein MRYRALIIAFLALCLSVLTACSEGPASATTAGALTYDDIRGTGLANKCPQLEETGRGSIPLEPGKSYEIVDLCLEPTNYFVKEEESGKRIQSDYVAGKPLTRYTTTLDQVRGPLSVNSAGQLTFTEEEGFDFQPITVQLPGGEQYPFLFTVKQLVATAANSAEGISRSTDFEGDYKVPSYRTSNFLDPKARGLTAGYSSAVALPPKADESELTKENIKRFVVGDGHISMQVAKVNSSTGEFAGTFTAEQPSDTDMGGKEPADVKIKGIFYGRVQEK, encoded by the coding sequence ATGAGGTATCGCGCTTTAATTATTGCTTTTCTTGCCCTGTGTTTATCGGTGCTTACCGCGTGCAGTGAGGGGCCGGCATCAGCAACGACGGCAGGTGCTTTGACCTATGATGACATCCGAGGGACCGGGTTAGCCAACAAATGTCCCCAGCTAGAGGAAACCGGGCGTGGCTCGATTCCATTAGAACCCGGTAAGTCTTACGAAATCGTCGATCTGTGTTTGGAGCCGACGAACTACTTCGTGAAGGAAGAAGAGTCAGGCAAACGGATTCAGTCCGACTATGTGGCTGGTAAGCCGTTGACCCGCTACACCACAACACTGGACCAAGTGCGGGGGCCGCTGAGTGTCAACAGTGCGGGCCAACTGACCTTTACCGAAGAAGAAGGGTTTGACTTCCAGCCGATTACGGTGCAGTTGCCGGGTGGGGAACAGTATCCGTTCCTGTTCACGGTGAAGCAATTGGTGGCAACAGCAGCCAATAGTGCGGAAGGGATCAGCCGCTCGACCGACTTTGAAGGCGACTATAAGGTACCTTCCTATCGAACCTCTAACTTCCTCGATCCCAAAGCACGGGGGTTGACGGCGGGCTATAGCAGTGCCGTGGCGTTGCCGCCTAAGGCTGACGAGTCAGAATTGACGAAGGAAAATATCAAGCGGTTTGTTGTCGGGGATGGGCACATCTCGATGCAAGTCGCCAAAGTAAACAGCAGCACCGGTGAGTTTGCCGGGACTTTCACCGCAGAGCAACCTTCCGATACCGATATGGGCGGCAAGGAACCGGCGGATGTCAAAATCAAGGGCATCTTCTACGGTCGCGTCCAGGAGAAGTAA
- a CDS encoding tetratricopeptide repeat protein yields the protein MSIQPLGNRQSCDHEHHDQEHPSNHNHHRDPYDQHDQLHHDQPHRYVGRFSDPDAPRFATGKPARSRSRQPYHHYLLAVALCLLATGATIPTAAANLNFAPRLLAQAGEETAANWLNRGVTLVQTNQITEAIAAFQKATQLDPNLAAAHYNLGLALRQQGELQAAANAFYRATQTDPKFALAFANLGAALLEGNNLPLALEYLQQAIKLDPKLGLAHYNLGLVFLQQQQTQAAIAAFTKAQQYSPKAAEPPYYLGTIYEQQGNHEQAIAAFREALQINPNYAEAHYSLGAILFRQGHLTEALAAFRKAAAADSNYANAYYGAGSIFLKQGQFQDARQLLQYARDLYTLQGNPTWATRAAQKLQQAQQQTHPPNQAVGGRADNP from the coding sequence ATGTCAATACAACCGTTGGGGAATCGGCAGAGCTGTGATCATGAGCATCATGATCAGGAGCATCCTAGTAATCACAATCATCACCGTGATCCCTATGATCAACATGATCAACTGCATCATGATCAACCGCATCGCTATGTTGGGCGATTCTCTGATCCAGACGCTCCACGGTTTGCTACCGGCAAACCGGCGCGATCGCGGTCCCGGCAGCCTTATCACCATTATCTTTTAGCGGTTGCCCTTTGCCTTCTGGCCACTGGTGCCACCATCCCCACTGCGGCAGCAAATCTCAATTTTGCGCCCCGCCTCCTGGCCCAAGCAGGGGAAGAGACAGCCGCTAACTGGCTCAATCGCGGCGTAACGTTAGTGCAAACCAACCAGATCACCGAGGCGATCGCAGCTTTCCAAAAAGCGACCCAACTCGATCCCAACTTAGCTGCTGCCCATTACAACCTGGGGTTAGCCCTCCGCCAACAGGGAGAATTGCAAGCGGCGGCGAATGCCTTCTATCGGGCTACCCAAACCGATCCTAAATTTGCCCTAGCCTTCGCTAACTTGGGGGCCGCCCTCCTAGAGGGGAATAACTTACCCCTGGCGTTGGAATACCTCCAACAAGCCATTAAACTTGACCCGAAGTTGGGCTTAGCTCATTACAATTTGGGACTGGTCTTCCTCCAGCAACAGCAAACGCAGGCTGCGATCGCGGCCTTCACCAAGGCACAACAATACAGTCCCAAAGCGGCGGAACCCCCCTACTACCTGGGGACGATCTACGAACAACAGGGTAACCATGAACAGGCGATCGCTGCTTTTCGCGAAGCGTTGCAGATTAACCCAAACTATGCCGAAGCCCACTACAGTTTGGGAGCTATCCTGTTTCGGCAGGGTCACTTGACGGAAGCGCTAGCCGCCTTTCGCAAAGCCGCCGCCGCCGATTCCAACTATGCCAATGCCTACTATGGAGCCGGTAGTATTTTCCTTAAACAAGGCCAATTCCAAGATGCCCGCCAATTGTTGCAGTATGCCCGTGATCTGTATACCCTCCAGGGCAACCCGACTTGGGCAACCCGGGCTGCCCAGAAGCTACAACAGGCTCAGCAGCAAACCCACCCCCCCAACCAAGCCGTGGGGGGGCGTGCCGACAATCCCTAA
- a CDS encoding PAM68 family protein has protein sequence MASEPQREQRERLPFEPVRSRKKTAKTAKSAKSAAPAQPSASSPPGAAQRDTSQRSTARSAQPTAQLKPTEREQSPDPAAAALAATRIPDVVSHRMIRRMAIFCGIPTSLGISTFIGSYWIVSHQWFPLPNVAVVIASMGWFGLGVLGLSYGVLSASWDEAVAGSWLGWDEFTTNAGRMVAAWRSARKPKA, from the coding sequence ATGGCTTCAGAACCACAACGGGAACAACGGGAACGTTTACCGTTTGAACCGGTGCGCAGTCGCAAAAAAACGGCTAAAACGGCCAAATCGGCTAAATCGGCTGCCCCCGCCCAACCCTCGGCCTCCTCTCCGCCGGGAGCTGCTCAGCGAGATACGTCTCAACGCTCAACTGCGCGATCGGCCCAGCCGACGGCCCAACTCAAACCAACGGAGCGGGAGCAATCTCCTGATCCGGCAGCCGCCGCTCTGGCGGCCACTCGTATCCCTGATGTGGTCAGTCATCGTATGATTCGTCGGATGGCGATTTTTTGTGGGATTCCGACGAGTTTGGGGATTAGTACCTTTATTGGGAGCTATTGGATCGTGAGTCATCAGTGGTTCCCCCTCCCTAATGTGGCAGTGGTCATCGCGAGTATGGGGTGGTTTGGTTTAGGGGTCCTGGGCCTGAGCTATGGGGTACTTTCGGCCTCTTGGGATGAGGCGGTGGCGGGAAGTTGGCTGGGTTGGGATGAGTTCACGACCAATGCGGGGCGGATGGTTGCTGCTTGGCGATCGGCCCGCAAACCGAAGGCGTAA
- a CDS encoding YqeG family HAD IIIA-type phosphatase: MTWGALLQPDLVLGGPILQLTLDRLQHYGLKGLVLDVDDTLVPFQSTDPSDALQAWVASLRPHLKLWLVSNNLSATRIGRIGEALDVPYSLGATKPSRRKLRQAVQAMGLPVEQVAMVGDRLFTDVLAGNRLGMFTILVEPMVDSGEALRRSPMRSFEVWLSQRLGVSLNLESGSFSGLGSPD; encoded by the coding sequence ATGACCTGGGGCGCACTGTTACAACCTGATCTCGTTTTGGGAGGGCCAATCCTCCAACTGACCCTCGATCGCTTGCAGCATTACGGACTTAAGGGATTGGTATTGGATGTGGACGATACGCTGGTTCCCTTCCAATCAACGGACCCTTCTGATGCGCTGCAAGCCTGGGTTGCGTCACTGCGGCCCCATCTCAAATTATGGTTGGTGAGCAATAACCTGAGTGCGACCCGGATTGGGCGGATTGGCGAAGCCCTGGATGTCCCCTATTCTCTGGGGGCTACCAAGCCCTCGCGGCGTAAGTTGCGGCAGGCCGTGCAGGCGATGGGTTTACCTGTGGAACAGGTGGCAATGGTGGGCGATCGCCTGTTTACCGATGTGTTGGCCGGTAATCGGCTGGGGATGTTCACCATTCTGGTAGAACCGATGGTCGATTCTGGGGAAGCGTTACGGCGATCGCCGATGCGATCGTTTGAGGTCTGGCTGTCGCAGCGGTTAGGCGTTTCCCTAAACCTGGAATCGGGTTCCTTCTCCGGGCTGGGCAGCCCCGATTAA
- the aroF gene encoding 3-deoxy-7-phosphoheptulonate synthase translates to MIVVMKSGSPGAEIDRISEELSRWGLTPEKIVGKHKVVIGLVGDTAELSQERIQELSPWIELVLRVEQPFKRVSRDYRHGEASEVVVATPNGPIAFGENHPIVLVAGPCSVENEAMIIETAQRVKAAGAAFLRGGAYKPRTSPYAFQGHGESALELLAAARAATGLGIITELMDAADLDKLAEVADVIQIGARNMQNFALLKRVGAQEKPVLLKRGMAATIEEWLMAAEYILAAGNPNVILCERGIRTFDRQYTRNVLDLAVIPVLRTLTHLPIMIDPSHGTGVAEFVPAMAMAAIAAGTDALMIEVHPHPAKALSDGPQSLTPDQFDQLVQRLGVIGQAVERWSLPMAPVAIA, encoded by the coding sequence ATGATCGTTGTGATGAAAAGTGGCTCACCGGGAGCCGAGATTGATCGCATTAGTGAAGAACTCAGCCGTTGGGGCCTCACGCCGGAAAAGATTGTGGGGAAACACAAGGTGGTGATTGGCCTAGTGGGGGATACGGCGGAGCTGTCCCAGGAACGGATTCAAGAACTGAGTCCCTGGATCGAGTTGGTCCTCCGGGTGGAGCAACCCTTCAAGCGGGTTAGCCGCGACTACCGCCACGGCGAGGCGAGTGAAGTGGTTGTGGCCACCCCCAATGGCCCGATCGCCTTTGGGGAAAATCATCCGATCGTTCTCGTGGCGGGTCCCTGTTCGGTTGAAAACGAGGCCATGATTATCGAAACGGCCCAACGGGTCAAGGCGGCAGGGGCTGCTTTTTTGCGTGGCGGAGCCTACAAACCTCGGACCTCTCCCTATGCGTTTCAAGGCCACGGCGAGAGTGCCCTAGAACTGCTGGCGGCGGCCCGTGCGGCAACGGGCTTAGGCATTATCACCGAATTAATGGACGCTGCGGATCTCGACAAACTGGCTGAGGTGGCGGATGTCATCCAGATCGGTGCCCGGAATATGCAGAATTTTGCCCTGCTGAAGCGGGTGGGTGCCCAGGAGAAGCCCGTCCTCTTGAAGCGGGGGATGGCGGCCACGATCGAAGAATGGTTAATGGCGGCGGAGTATATTCTCGCCGCGGGGAACCCGAATGTGATTCTGTGTGAGCGGGGAATTCGCACCTTCGATCGTCAATATACCCGCAATGTTTTAGATCTCGCCGTCATTCCCGTCCTGCGCACCCTTACCCATCTGCCGATCATGATTGATCCGAGCCACGGCACGGGGGTAGCTGAGTTTGTGCCCGCGATGGCAATGGCGGCGATCGCGGCGGGGACGGATGCCTTGATGATTGAAGTTCATCCCCATCCCGCCAAGGCTCTATCCGATGGTCCCCAGTCCCTCACGCCGGATCAATTTGACCAATTGGTGCAGCGGCTAGGGGTGATCGGGCAGGCTGTCGAGCGGTGGTCGTTACCTATGGCTCCAGTCGCGATCGCCTGA